One genomic region from Mytilus trossulus isolate FHL-02 chromosome 9, PNRI_Mtr1.1.1.hap1, whole genome shotgun sequence encodes:
- the LOC134683382 gene encoding testis-expressed protein 52-like encodes MSANVIMPTIEERESLMREKNPKYTGFTPRPTEKLASRRKPKSMLDIECSHYLRTDHEQFVHGHPHMGYKLWLEAGKHAPPFPLNSDSNFNSNVWRNFRKEYGFHNTAEGRKIGDIIATMYPLNIPAPSRVGAHTFDKYLRESKVFRNEKFEALAINRTRADVKDFKRLRVKSDARNPPLDELGNILPPENFKKYEHRFIPPPPAPPTPPPANQKIDSLGQKYVPRSEPLLWKLSYKLNHPSYDKVNEGIKKRRALEEMARLNHPEGSPLPQTFPSPIPQNL; translated from the exons ATGTCAGCTAATGTCATTATGCCGACCATTGAGGAGAGGGAATCtttaatgagagaaaaaaatccaaaatacaCAGGATTTACACCAAGACCAACAGAAAAACTTGCTTCGAGGAGAAAACCTAAATCTATGCTTGACATTGAATGTAGTCACTATCTTAGGACAGACCATGAACAATTTGTACATGGTCATCCTCATATGGGATATAAACTATGGTTGGAAGCAGGGAAGCATGCACCACCATTTCCTTTAAATTCAGACTCAAATTTCAACAGTAATGTGTGGAGAAATTTTAGAAAGGAATATGGGTTTCATAATACTGCTGAAGGAAGAAAAATTGGGGATATAATAGCAACAATGTACCCATTGAACATTCCTGCTCCATCTAGAGTTGGTGCtcatacatttgataaatatttacggGAGTCTAAAGTATTCAGAAATGAAAAGTTTGAGGCTCTGGCAATTAATAGGACAAGAGCAGATGTTAAAGATTTCAAACGTTTACGAGTAAAAAGTGATGCTCGAAATCCACCACTCGATGAGTTAG GCAATATTCTTCCACCAGAAAATTTCAAGAAGTATGAACACCGATTTATACCCCCACCACCAGCTCCACCGACGCCTCCACCAGCCAACCAGAAAATAGATTCATTAGGACAGAAATATGTTCCACGTTCAGAACCATTACTATGGAAACTGTCTTACAAACTTAATCATCCAAGCTATGATAAAGTGAATGAAGGAATAAAAAAACGACGTGCATTGGAAGAAATGGCGAGATTAAACCACCCTGAAGGTTCACCTTTACCACAAACATTCCCGTCCCCAATTCCTCAAAATTTATAA